caaaaatgaaaaaaaagaagaacaaaatggAGTAAGGCCAAGGCACGTGGCATTGAAAGAGATTGAAGTACATAATTAAACGTGACCACAAGTAAGCACCAATCATATTCCAGCTCACATTTAGACCCACGAACACACCTCACATGCACTCTCTCTATCACAATTTCTGTACTTCCAAACCAAACCCTCTTTTAATCTAACTTCCTTCCCACGTTatctttggaaaaaaaaaaactaccccTTTTATTGCGGCTTataattccaaaaagaaaaacaaattatgggtaaatttttttgaatatgtttatataatttaaagaaattataaactataattttttttaacaatctcattataggtttaGATTAAATCCACTATAAATAGGGGAATAATGCGTTTTAACGCACTCGAAACCACATCCTCATGTATTGAGGACGATATCCATGCCAATTGAGCTAATACTCAATTAACAATACCCACTAGAAAATACTctaaaaatttgtttataatttaatgggtaaactataaaaatagtcacttttgtttgcctcagattacattttagtcacttacgttatcgttttgttacgaagtgatcactctaccgttaagctccattacctccctaacggcgGTCCTACGAGggagtccaaatgggttttaaatgccaacttagaTATCCTACGTGgcagtttaaattaaatttatttaattaaaaacatattttcatctTAGCAACTGGACATCCAAGttagtatttaaaactcatttggactgccacgtaggaccgTTGTCAGGGAggtaacggtagagtgaccacttcgtaacaaaacgataatgtaAGCGACTAAAACgtaaaactttaaatatgaataactaaaatataatctgagacaaataaaagtgactaattttatagtttaccctgaTTTAATTGGATAAGCTTGAGCATCCCTTATAGGATTGATGGGACAATCCACTATCCCTTCGGCTTTACTATTATTTCCCTTTTGGGATGcgaaaatgaaatcatttgatGCCCATATCCCTTATCTCAAAGGACTCCAATCTCATTATTTTGGGTATAGGGTTACATGTGCAATATTATCATCAAATAGATATAGTAGGGTTTTCCAGCTCATCTTCTATAGCTTACAAAGAGTTACGTGTGAAATATACGCACCACCatatttacatacatatatagtAGGGTTTATGCTTTTAACAAACAAGAACAAGTAATTTCAAGCATATGtaaattctatatatatatatttaataacgTTACGttgatgttgaaatttttacttgtataaattatatcactaattatttaattatgagtaagtttttcttttgttttggctattaaatttaaaaaattataatttggtcaTTAACATTTTCGAATTGttttttagtcacccaactattaagTGGCTAATGGTGGCACTTTTTagttggtataataacaattttagtccttaacttttatacttttgtcaatttgatcctaattctatataaaataataaaattgaaattccttttagaaatttagaaatttctaaaattcgtagaaagttaaaaattaaataaaaatagataaaatgagggaaattgttttcattagaagaaaagaaaagaaatcgattcaaaatataatttgttttatgattgaattgagtttgaaaaaaaattagttgtgtattttcttttcttttttgctaaGCATCATAGTCATTTCATAAGTCTATGTAATATCGATTCTGGAAGAGGTTATTCAATAGCTTGGATCTCGAGTTGAAGATATTACTAATTTGGTTAatctattattaatttttattggattctATTAAATGATCATTTTCGTTTTATGTCTCAATATTGAACAATCTTAAGCTTTATTACAATAGaatcttgatttttcttgtaTGAACAtagtttttaatcatatttaagcTTTATACTAGATGAACATTACGTTAAGAGATTGAAATTGATcaaacttttatttgttttcatgaTTTTACAGCAACGCTAAAGATTTGTCGTTGCAATAACTTGACAATAACCTGAATTTTTATAtagattcttttaattttaaataactttgagtatttttataatttttatacgaATGAGCGTCAAATTGACATAAAGTATAAAAGTTGAGgagtaaaattgttattatatcaacTAAAAAGTGTCACTATTAGCCACTTAATGACTAAAAAacactttggaaaaattagCGATCGAgtataactttttttagttaagtgatcgAACGAAAATTTACTCGTATATTATTGAGCGACTAATGGTGAAATTTACTGTTTtaatttcacaaaggaattaaaagttgtgtttatttttaaaaatatttcctaaaagaaattgaagacaTGATAATTTCTTGATTTAAAAGAACTCCATAGTCACCTAACCAATAATATTTTCTTCGCTTGTTTCCAACAACTACTTGATTCAAATAATGAAATGAGTTCACattgatttagtttttttatgtttaaaaatctTGATTGATATTATATTAGAAATTTAAATCCAAGACTCTTCTCCTGCTCTACAAAtggcaagaaaaataaatgattgtagggagtaatttaaaaaaaaaaaaacccagaaaatgAAGGGAAGGATGATATTGGATTTGAGTAATTAAGTCAAAAgatgattatataaataaatcatgctGATGATTGGGttttgttataataataaagacatTGCCCTGCCCACGTTAATTATCTGTGTCAGGGAGTGGAGAATATTGTAGGCAACTAACACAGCTGGCATGCATTCCCATGTCCACTCTCTCGACCACACGTGGCATATCATGCATAAATCAGACAAAACCAACGACATAGATTTTTCGGACATTCGTGACTGCGCCTTGATGAGCTGTTCGCCTCATTCTCCTCTCACATCATCCCCCTTCTTTTTACCTAAAAGGCTTAAGTACGTGAGTGAAACACAGAAAGGAATATATCATCCAATCGGGagattttttatatgaaatgtttagtAGATTAAGGGTGTGGCGGTGCAAAAGATAAACCTCATTAATGGGGTTGGTTGACTGGTTTGATTAccattcttatatttttataaatacgaGTTTGAGTTCCTCAATTTCTGGTAGAATGAGCATGGTCAGACATGCAACAAAGTATGACCGTCCATGTCAAATCTGTTCTGCAACTATCAAACTTGTCGAACAAGAAACGAAATGAACAGCCACCAGCAGGAATAGACATGCAAGATACGTCGTTACTCGATTGCATTTCGATAACTTGTACAATACATTCGAAAATTTCAGTTGTTCAAACTACTGAGATAAATAAATGGGAGAAAGAAACCGTCTCTGACAAACTATAACTGATGAGAGCAAAGATTGTAATGGGAAATGAAGTAGAAGGAATGAACAAACCCAAACATCTTGGAACAATCGATTTGACACTAGAAACTTGCGTTGTTGTTCTTTGTGTCTTTCATCGGGCATCAGCTGATGCGAATGAATCAGCAAAACCTGGCGGCCGGCATGGTATGCTGGTCTGTGTAGTGTCTGTACTGCCCAGAAATGATGAGGAGTCATCCACACTGCTGTTCCCCTCGAAGGCTTGCCACTTTTTCAATGCCTGGGGTAAAGTTAATTCAAGGTCAATGCCATAGATGTCATCCGAATCGGGTTCTGCTGGTTTCCAGAGCTCTGCTAGTGATGACAGCACATTGACCGCATGGCTCATATCTGGCCTCTGGTAGGGCTCCCTAGCACAACAGTGGCCAGCAAGCTCAGTCACTGTGCTAACACTGGCTAGCGTTTCCTCATCAAGCCGGATTGTTTCGTCAATGGCCTTCCGGAATGTGTCTTTGTTCATGTGCATCCGACGGAACCATGACACAAGGTGCATGCTTTCCTCGGGCTGAGTTTCATCAAGTGCCCTTCGGCCTGAGATCAATTCCATGAGGATCACACCAAAGCTAAATACATCTACCTTCGTGGTTACTCGTCCAGTAACTGCCAAAATGCAAGCAATGTTAGTTCTAATGCCAGAAACTCAAGGAACTTGAAATATTTGTATCGAACTAAAACCCAATTACCTGCATACTCCGGTGCCAAATACCCAAAGGTTCCTGCTAGCCTTGTTTCAATTGACTGTTTGCCATCCACAGGAGCTAGACGGACCAAGCCAAAATCTGCAACCTTGGCACGCATATCATCTCCGAGAAGAATATTTGATGGCTTAAGATCTCGATGAATGAAACTCTGTTGTGCCAGACCATGTAGATACTCAACACCTCGAGCGACATCTAGGGCAATTGTAAGTCGTCTAGTCCATTCAAGTGGTTTCAGTCCTTCATGTTTCCAGTTGAATAGGTGCCGACTAAGGGTCCCTTGAGgcatatattcatatacaaGAAGCCTCTCATTTCCATCCAAGCAATATCCAAGAAGTGCGACTAAATGGCGGTGACGAACCTTAGTAAGAACTGCAATCTCGGACTTAAACTCGGCCAAACCCTTCTCGCTCACAACACTGGACTCCATCCTTTTCACCGCAATCTTTGTCCCATCATGTAATTCCCCTTTGTAAACTGTCCCAAAACCACCCCTTCCTAGCACATTTTCCTCACTGAAATTATTTGTCACATCCCTCAAAACTTGAATCGAGATCACCATGTTGCCAGCCTCAACCAAGTGAACATCAGTTGGTCCACTGCTTGAGTGGCTGAAAGTTTCACTTCCACCAGTGACGCTCGATCCAGCAACGGTGATTTTAACTCCATCTTGGTCACCGGAATGATGAGGATGTATGACTACAGTAGCTGGACTCCGCACTTTACTGGTACGCTTTCCTTTTCTAGCATACAAACAGATACCCAAAACAAGAAGACTCAAGCCACCAACTGCACCAATTGCAGAACCCACAACTGTCCCcgtattcaatttcttttcaccATTTCCAGAGGAACTACCGCCGCCGCCGCCAGGAGATCCACCAGGGGACTTGCCAGCTGGTGGCGAAGCCATTTCTTTTCCTATATCAGGGTTACCAGCAGTTATCACCGCCACATTTTGCCTGAAAGGTGGTACTTTTCCATGTAGCCTGTTGTTCGAAACATCTAATCGAACAAGCTTCGGCAATGTAGTGAGCTCTGTCGGTATCGTGCCGGTAAGATTATTACCAGAAAGATCCAAAGTTGTCAAGGAATCAAGCTTCGCAAAATTACTAGAAATAGTACCAGTAAGCCCTTTTTTTGCAAAAAGGATAGACACAATATTTCCTTGAACACATGAAATACCTAACCAGTCATTACAAGGATCATTCCCCTTCCAATTATCAGCAAAATTCTCTGGATAACCAAAAGCTTCCATTATAGACAATAAAATAGTAACACGTTCATCACAAGCAACACCAGGATCATCCAAGCAAAATCTATTACTACCAGCCCTCATATCTAGAATTACACCATCAGCAAATTTAGGGGTTGGTCCTTGAAGTTTATTATTAGTCAAATTCACGATATAGAGTGACTTTAAGTTAATCAAAGACGAAGGAACAACACCAGTGAGCTGATTATCCCTCAAACTCAAATTGCTCAACTGAGTCAACATTGAAAAATCAGGCAAGGGACCTGTAAACTGGTTCATATTCAACCATACCTCTCTTAAAGAAGACATGTTCTGTATCACTTCAATTGTCCCATTCAACCTCTGCCCATTGGCCCAGAAAGACTGAATCATGGAACCCGCTAAGGATGCAGGCAATTCACCTTCAAGGTTGTTCATGGCCACATGCAAATCTGTCAAGCCTGGAAAAGTAGCAAGGTCAAACAAACCTGGGAATCTCCCATTAAGATTAGCCTTGTTAGCAGAGAAAGCTTTCAAAGAAGTTGCTTCCTTTATGCTCTCAGGAACCTGCCATGGCTCGAAAGGGTTGTTATCGAGGTAAATAGCGGTTAACGAGGTTAAGCCAGTGAAGAAATCAGAAGGGAAAGATGAGAAATTGTTGTCATGGAAGTTGGCTTCTTCCAACAGGCTTAACCCAGCAAGGCTGGGGATGGGTCCACTGATTTGGTTGTTCATGACTTCAAAGACTTTAAGCTGAGACAGGTCTTTGAGATCAGGGGGAAGGGTTCCACCAACGTTTTTGCTGGGAATTTGAATCCGGGTGATCCTCTGGTTTTCACAGCGAACGTTGGTCCATTGGCAAGGGTCAGGGTCAGACCAATCGAGCGAAGAAGGGAGCTTTAGGCTGGTTTTGAGCTTTCCCATGACTGAAGAATCAGGGCCGGATTGAGAAGAGACATGTAAAGCAAAGAAGCAAAGAACTGAAAgaaacccaaaaagaaaacaaccaCCCCCAAAGGGAAGGGTATTCGCCATTGTTGTTCCTCGCGTTTGTTTTTTTCTTGGGAAAATTGAGAGAGGAAGTGAGGGAATCTGAAGGAAAAAAAGTTGGGAACTTTATGATGGCGTTGGCTAGATGGGTTTGATGAAGGGTTTATGAGGCATTGATGatatgatgaaaaaaaaaaaaaaaaagagtaataaGGCATAAGAGGAGGGAATTAAAAAGGAAGGAAAGGAGGAGAGAGAAATAGAAAGAGCGGTGATTGCGAGTCTGAAACGGCGGGGACACTTGGATACACatacacataaaaaaaaaaggtcaattcaattaaatatataaatttaaaaaaaaaaactcaatattttaacaattaacttttataaatttttaattaatttattttggttttgagtAATGTggatcaaaataatacatttaaaatactTTAGAGTTTTTTTGGATGAACGATgcgtttatatataattaatattaaatgattataacgcgagacaaaaaaaaaattaagtgcgCTGAACTCCGTACATAATGTCTATTGTatcactatatatataaattttaaaaataaaaatatattttttctaaaataaaataattggtACATATAAATGGGGTCCTACCTACTTAAAGGAGTTCTAGAATTGTAGGATGTATATCCCTTCCTTGTTCTTTTTCATCCTCTTCTTTtaaggtattttaatttttctaaaaatatttttaaaaaattaatttgtaaagaaaccctcctaaatcaattatattaataccTTTACGTTTTTAATTAGCTTAGTAGTAAATGATAAAAATCTATTTCGTATTTATTATaagttctgatcatatctgttatttttaatacaatatctAGAATTATCCATAACCACTCTTCAACTC
The nucleotide sequence above comes from Gossypium raimondii isolate GPD5lz chromosome 13, ASM2569854v1, whole genome shotgun sequence. Encoded proteins:
- the LOC105782573 gene encoding receptor protein kinase TMK1; the encoded protein is MANTLPFGGGCFLFGFLSVLCFFALHVSSQSGPDSSVMGKLKTSLKLPSSLDWSDPDPCQWTNVRCENQRITRIQIPSKNVGGTLPPDLKDLSQLKVFEVMNNQISGPIPSLAGLSLLEEANFHDNNFSSFPSDFFTGLTSLTAIYLDNNPFEPWQVPESIKEATSLKAFSANKANLNGRFPGLFDLATFPGLTDLHVAMNNLEGELPASLAGSMIQSFWANGQRLNGTIEVIQNMSSLREVWLNMNQFTGPLPDFSMLTQLSNLSLRDNQLTGVVPSSLINLKSLYIVNLTNNKLQGPTPKFADGVILDMRAGSNRFCLDDPGVACDERVTILLSIMEAFGYPENFADNWKGNDPCNDWLGISCVQGNIVSILFAKKGLTGTISSNFAKLDSLTTLDLSGNNLTGTIPTELTTLPKLVRLDVSNNRLHGKVPPFRQNVAVITAGNPDIGKEMASPPAGKSPGGSPGGGGGSSSGNGEKKLNTGTVVGSAIGAVGGLSLLVLGICLYARKGKRTSKVRSPATVVIHPHHSGDQDGVKITVAGSSVTGGSETFSHSSSGPTDVHLVEAGNMVISIQVLRDVTNNFSEENVLGRGGFGTVYKGELHDGTKIAVKRMESSVVSEKGLAEFKSEIAVLTKVRHRHLVALLGYCLDGNERLLVYEYMPQGTLSRHLFNWKHEGLKPLEWTRRLTIALDVARGVEYLHGLAQQSFIHRDLKPSNILLGDDMRAKVADFGLVRLAPVDGKQSIETRLAGTFGYLAPEYAVTGRVTTKVDVFSFGVILMELISGRRALDETQPEESMHLVSWFRRMHMNKDTFRKAIDETIRLDEETLASVSTVTELAGHCCAREPYQRPDMSHAVNVLSSLAELWKPAEPDSDDIYGIDLELTLPQALKKWQAFEGNSSVDDSSSFLGSTDTTQTSIPCRPPGFADSFASADAR